Below is a window of Rubidibacter lacunae KORDI 51-2 DNA.
GTCGAAGCGCTCAGCAAGCAGCCAGTTATATTGTGCCCGAAGCATATCTAGCCATCGGGTCATGGTCACTGTCTGTTCAGCCGTTGGGCGTAATCTATACTGATAGGTGATTTTCACTGCTGCATTCAAGTCAGCGCTATTTTAATAGAATACATTGGTCGGTTCTTTGGAATGAGTCGTACTTTGCCGCCAGTTGTGGCGGGGTAACCGTGTCTGTGTTGAGGCGGTATATTGAGCAGCAGGACACCCCGGAGATGGGTGCTTCTGGGGCATCGAGCCCCGTCAGCACCCGCGACTCTCATCCCGACGCTCACCCTAGCGGGTAGAGCGCGGGGCTTCCCGTCTAAAAGCTAAAACGAGATTCGCTGGGGTCTCACCCTGCGCGTCCGCGCGCAGCCCCCTCTCGTGCAAGCTCGCGTTCGGCGACGCAATCCTCGCAGAATCGACACCCACATAAAAGCCTGCTGCTATCGGACAGTTCGCAATAAATCGTGTTTACAAGAGCGGCCCGTCTTCGTTTTCAAGGATATTGTTCTTTGGCAACAGCATTGACGCCACATCGGGGAAGTGCTGGCGCATGCAGCGATTGCAAATTCCGTGCGTGAACTCGACATCCGAATATTGCTGGACGAATTGTTCGACGGTCGACCAAAAGCCGCGATCGTTCCGAATTCCTTTGCAATACGAGCAAATCGGGATCAACCCCGACATCAACTCAATTCTCTTTAGAGCAGCAGCCAATTGCGCGGATACCCGCTTCAGTTCCAGGAGCTTGACCACTTGGCGAGCCAGCGCCTCTAGCGTTTTTTGCTGCAGTTCTGATAGTTCTCTGGGTTTGCGATCGATGACACAAAGCGTACCCAAAGGATGCCCTTCCGGTGTTACTAGCGGCACGCCAGCATAAAAACGAATACTAGGTGCATCGGTCACCAACGGATTGTTAACAAAGCGCTCGTCGCAAAGGGCGTCGTTGACGACCATCATGGTCGTTCCCAAAATGCAGTGCGCGCAGAACGAGACATTGCGAGAGGTTTCATTGACGTTTAGTCCTACTTTGGACTTAAACCACTGGCGGTCTATATCGACGAAACTTACTAACGCGATGGGAACGTCGCAGATAAAAGCCGCCAACGTAGCAATATCGTCATATTCTGGTTCGGGAGGAGTGTCCAGAATACTATACTGTTTGAGTGCTTCGATTCGAGCGGCTTCTCGATCGAGCGTCTTGGCTTTCATATCTTCCTCGCGCGCACGATCTATTTTACGGATTCATTATATAAAGACCGCAGGCAAGCGCGCGT
It encodes the following:
- a CDS encoding GAF domain-containing protein; the encoded protein is MKAKTLDREAARIEALKQYSILDTPPEPEYDDIATLAAFICDVPIALVSFVDIDRQWFKSKVGLNVNETSRNVSFCAHCILGTTMMVVNDALCDERFVNNPLVTDAPSIRFYAGVPLVTPEGHPLGTLCVIDRKPRELSELQQKTLEALARQVVKLLELKRVSAQLAAALKRIELMSGLIPICSYCKGIRNDRGFWSTVEQFVQQYSDVEFTHGICNRCMRQHFPDVASMLLPKNNILENEDGPLL